Sequence from the Pseudomonas sp. LS.1a genome:
CTTTCAGCCTTTGCTGGAGCAACACCCGCAGTGGCTTCTTGAACAGTTGCAGGCAGTTGCCGCTTGCCCGGTACAGGCCGAACTGCTCAAGCGCTTGCCGCAAATGCCAAGCGCCAGCACCGGCGAGGCCCTGAGTGGCCGCGAGCTGGCCGTGCTCGAGTTGATTGCCCAGGGTTGTTCCAACCAGCAGATCAGCGAGCGGTTGTTCATTTCCCTGCACACGGTGAAAACCCACGCCAGCCATATCAACAGCAAGCTGGGTGTGGAGCGGCGTACCCAGGCGGTGGCCAAGGCCAAATCCCTGGGGTTGCTGGCATGATTCTGGCCCTGCAGGGCATTGCCCGCTAAAGTAATGGCCCGAGGCCATGGTTCGTGGCCGCCAATGCTCTACCCTCATCTTTCCCGACCAGCTGCCGATACAGCGATCGGTGGCATCGCCTCGCGCGATTTTTCAATTATTCCAAGGCAGGTCGTGTTGATGCTGCAGTACGGGCAAAAGAGCTTTCTGATCGTCGACGACTTTACCGACTTTCGCACGTCGACCCGTTCCATGCTGCGCGAGCTGGGCGTGCGTGACGTGGACACCGCCGACAGCGGCGAGCAGGCGCTGCGCATGTGCGCGCAAAAGCGCTATGACGTCATCCTGCAGGACTTCCACCTGGGCGACGGCAAGAAGAACGGCCAGCAGGTGCTCGAAGACCTGATTCTCGACAAGCACATCAGCCATGAGTGCATATTCATCATGGTCACGGCCGAGAGCAGCCAGGCCATTGTCCTGAGCGCCATCGAGCACGAGCCTGATGCCTACCTGACCAAACCGTTCAACCGGGTTGGCCTGGCCCAGCGCGTCGAGAAGCTGTACCAGCGCAAGACCCTGCTCAAGCCGATCCTGCAGGCCCTGGACCGCAATCGCCCGGCCGAAGTGCTGGCGGCCTGCGCCGAGCTGTGCAAGCGTGACCCGCGCCTGGCCCCGCTGTGCCTGCGCTATCGGGCCGATGCCTTGCGCAACCTCAACCGTTTCGAGGAGCTGGAGAAGTTCCTCAAGGCCATCCTGGCCAGCCGCCCGCAGCCGTGGGTGTATTCGGCGTTGGGCAGCCTGATGCACAAGCGTGGCCAGAATGCCCAGGCTCAGGGTGTGTACGAGCAGGCGCTGAAGGCCTTCCCGATCATGCCAGGCCTGTACGATGGCATGGCCGAGGTGCTGGTGGCCCAAGGCGAAACCAGGCGTGCGCAGAACATGCTTGAGGAAGCCGTGCGCCTGTCGCCATTGTCGGTGCGTCGGCAGTCAACGTTGGGCAAGCTGGCGTTGGAAAACGAAGACTTCGAGAGTGCCTCGAAGGCGTTCCGCCATGCGGTAAACCAGGGCCAGAGCTCACGCTACAAGGACCCCGAGAACAACCTGGGCCTGGTGCAGGCGCTGATGAGCAAGAATGCCGGCTTTGGCCTGGATGCGCGCACCCGGGTCGAGATCAACAGTACGCTCAGCGAAGTGGCCAAGGACAACCCCGAGGACCAGGGGCTGCAGGTGCGTGCCCGCATGATGAAGGCCGCCAGCCTGCAGCAGGCCGGCGACCCTGAAACGGCTGCCAAGCTGACCGAACAGGCGATCCAGCGCCTGGACAAGATGAACCAGTTCTTCTCGGTCGATTCGGCCCTGACCGTTGCCGCGCAGCTGCAGGCCATGGGGCAGGAAGCCGCCGCCATCGGCGTGCTGAAGAGCTGTGTGGAAAGTTATGGCGATGACCCCAAGGTCATGGAGAGGGTCGGCAAGCTGACGGACGACCCCAGCGTGCTCAACGCCATCACCGAAGCGGTCACGCTCAATCGCCAGGGGGTGCGCAGTTACCAGGGCGGGCAGCTCGGCGAGGCGTTGCAACTGTTCCGCAAAGCGCTGGGTTTGCAACCGAAGAACATCAGCATCGCCCTCAATACTGCCCAGGCGCTGCTGCGCATCGGCGGTGACAGCCCTCAGCCGGCGATCATGCAGGAGTGTCGCGACGCCCTGAGCAGCGTGGCCGGCATCCCCGCCAGCGACAACCGCTACGACCGCTACCGCAAACTGCACATCCGAGTGTTCGGCGCATGAATCAAGACAATCAGGGGCTGGATTTTTCCACGGTGATCGCCTCCACCGTGCACGACCTGAAGAATTCCCTGTCGGCGCTGATCCAGTCCCACAACCAGTGGGTGCAGCGCTTGCCCGAGGAGCTGCGCGGTGGTGCCGAGCAGGGGGTGATGGAGCATGAGTTTCGCCACCTCAACGGCATGCTGGTGCAGTTGCTGGGGTTGTACAAACTGGGCGTGAACCAGCTGCCGGTGTGCCCGGACTACCACGAACTGGACGACTTCATCGAAGCCCAGCTGGCCGCGCACGAGGAAGTGCTCAAGCACAAGGATATCCTTGCTACCTGGCGCATCGATACCGACAACCCACTGGGCTTCTTCGACCGCGAGCTGGTGGCCTCGGTAATCGCCAACGTGATCACCAACGCCACCCGCTTTGCCGCGCATGCCTTGCTGATCACCATCGAAGAGGCAGACAACCAGCTGGCCATCTGCGTCAACGATGACGGCCCGGGTTATCCACAGCGCATGCTCGAACGCCAGGAGGAATTCATCCAGGGTATCGACTCGACCAGCGGCAGTACCGGCCTGGGCCTGTATTTTGCGGCGCGGATCGCGGCACTGCATGAAAGCGGCGGGGTACGCGGGCGGATCGAGATCTCCAATGGCGGGGCGCTTGGGGGAGGGTTGTTCAGGTTGTTCTTGCCTTAGGATGTGTGGTGCCTTTGAGATCGAGCGCCGCGCGGGCGGCGCTCGATCTCAAAGGCGCCACACATCTCAAGACATGAACCTCGTGCACCCACCCCAATTTCCTGTCAGGCTCTCAGCAGAACTCCAGCTTTGCCATCGAGAACACCATGACCCAAGCCCCGCCTGCGCTCATCCGCGAAACCTTCCCCGTAGGCCCTCTGCAATGCAACTGCACCCTGATCGGCGACCCGCTGACCAGGAAGGCCATCGTCGTCGACCCGGGGGGTGACCCGGACAAGATCCTTGCACGCCTGCAGGCCCACGGCCTGACGCTGGTGAGCATCATCCACACCCACGCGCATTTCGATCACTTCCTCGCCTCGGGCAAGCTCAAGGAACTGACCGGCGCTACGCTGCACTTGCACAAGGATGACCAGGCGCTATGGGACAACCTGGAAATGCAATGCCAGATGTTCGGCGTGCCGTACACCCCGGTACCTGCGCCAGACCGTTGGCTGGGGGATGACGAGGAGCTGGCCTGCGGCTGTGGCGTGGCCCTGCATACGCCAGGCCACACGCCGGGCTCGATGAGCTTCTGGTTTGCCGATGCGAAGCTGCTGATCGCCGGCGATACCCTGTTCCGCCGTGGCATTGGCCGTACCGATCTGTGGGGCGGCGACCAGCGGGCTATCGTACGTTCCATCAAGGAGCGGCTGTACCGGCTGGACGAGGAGGCCATCGTGGTGACCGGCCACGGGCCCGATACCCGCCTGGGCGACGAAATGCGCGAAAACCCCTTCGTGCGTGCCTGATGGCACATGAAGGCACTTTCATGGAATTTTTCGTTGCCGATGCAATCCAAGGCTGGCATAGATCCCGTTATGATCTGCCGCATTCATGAATTCAGTAGGAGCTTGTCCATGTTCACCATGCGTCGTCTGATTATCGTCGCAACCGCCGCTGCCCTGATGACCGGCTGTGCCGGCCAGAACCCTTATGACAGCCAGGGCCAGGCGCAGGGCTCCACGGGGATGAGCAAGACCGCCAAGTACGGCGGCCTGGGCGCGCTGGCCGGTGCTATCGCCGGTGCCGCCATCGACCACAACAACCGTGGCAAGGGTGCACTGATCGGCGCCGCCGCCGTAGGTGCCGCTGCAGCCGGTTATGGCTACTACGCCGACAAGCAGGAAGCCGAGCTGCGCGCACAGA
This genomic interval carries:
- a CDS encoding response regulator — protein: MLQYGQKSFLIVDDFTDFRTSTRSMLRELGVRDVDTADSGEQALRMCAQKRYDVILQDFHLGDGKKNGQQVLEDLILDKHISHECIFIMVTAESSQAIVLSAIEHEPDAYLTKPFNRVGLAQRVEKLYQRKTLLKPILQALDRNRPAEVLAACAELCKRDPRLAPLCLRYRADALRNLNRFEELEKFLKAILASRPQPWVYSALGSLMHKRGQNAQAQGVYEQALKAFPIMPGLYDGMAEVLVAQGETRRAQNMLEEAVRLSPLSVRRQSTLGKLALENEDFESASKAFRHAVNQGQSSRYKDPENNLGLVQALMSKNAGFGLDARTRVEINSTLSEVAKDNPEDQGLQVRARMMKAASLQQAGDPETAAKLTEQAIQRLDKMNQFFSVDSALTVAAQLQAMGQEAAAIGVLKSCVESYGDDPKVMERVGKLTDDPSVLNAITEAVTLNRQGVRSYQGGQLGEALQLFRKALGLQPKNISIALNTAQALLRIGGDSPQPAIMQECRDALSSVAGIPASDNRYDRYRKLHIRVFGA
- a CDS encoding sensor histidine kinase, producing the protein MNQDNQGLDFSTVIASTVHDLKNSLSALIQSHNQWVQRLPEELRGGAEQGVMEHEFRHLNGMLVQLLGLYKLGVNQLPVCPDYHELDDFIEAQLAAHEEVLKHKDILATWRIDTDNPLGFFDRELVASVIANVITNATRFAAHALLITIEEADNQLAICVNDDGPGYPQRMLERQEEFIQGIDSTSGSTGLGLYFAARIAALHESGGVRGRIEISNGGALGGGLFRLFLP
- a CDS encoding MBL fold metallo-hydrolase, which translates into the protein MTQAPPALIRETFPVGPLQCNCTLIGDPLTRKAIVVDPGGDPDKILARLQAHGLTLVSIIHTHAHFDHFLASGKLKELTGATLHLHKDDQALWDNLEMQCQMFGVPYTPVPAPDRWLGDDEELACGCGVALHTPGHTPGSMSFWFADAKLLIAGDTLFRRGIGRTDLWGGDQRAIVRSIKERLYRLDEEAIVVTGHGPDTRLGDEMRENPFVRA